GTGGCGACCCTTGCAAGTGGCAGCTGCACCACGTTGTCCAATCTCTCCAAACCGGGCAGTATGTGTTCCATCGACTGATGCGTGGCTCGAAGCATAAAACTGGACTCGTTCTTCTAAAGCCTTGAAGCTTGTTCGGCGGAGCAAAGTTGGACATCGTCGGCGTGTAGGACCTTCGATTCTTTCCTTCGCTGGCATATCTTGCTTCATCATTTCCTCCTGGACCAGATAGATATCGAGAGTCCGGGGGGTAAGATGATTGATGTGAGCACTCGGAAAGCAGACGGTATCCGCTATCATTGGATGTGCCTCTTTCAGTGTCAGATATTCGTCGAATGCAACAGTCGACTTTGAATGCCATTTGAAAA
This region of Aspergillus puulaauensis MK2 DNA, chromosome 5, nearly complete sequence genomic DNA includes:
- a CDS encoding uncharacterized protein (COG:E;~EggNog:ENOG410PIV7;~InterPro:IPR009770), with the protein product MSRQDADDLIVEALKFFKWHSKSTVAFDEYLTLKEAHPMIADTVCFPSAHINHLTPRTLDIYLVQEEMMKQDMPAKERIEGPTRRRCPTLLRRTSFKALEERVQFYASSHASVDGTHTARFGEIGQRGAAATCKGRHIYDRLLSLAMKQAAGKDAAEMPLSSSEFEKILLMSFSSVPDDWSELRQQGLVYFRYQITSKGRQYTHRRSGQLNSRIELEKVDIARTD